A single Nitrospirota bacterium DNA region contains:
- a CDS encoding glycosyltransferase family A protein, with translation MKTQNFPLVSIIIPTYNNSSVVCQAIDCALKQTYENREIIVIDDGSTDHTGAMLEERYKGRIIYIRQDNKGPGSARNKGISYASGKYLQFLDADDLLAPDKIRIQVSSLHGIRDKALSYCDYARCDVNDITVTYRRTSPVLQNENPFDDILTKWENEISIPSHCFIFDAAFFKECGIAFDETLRANEDWECWMNVFALNPRVVYIDKVLAYYRVRKNSRCSNRLDMRKSYLMAIDKQIQKHRLDKEIVRKLARRRKQVQKSFRDVAPLKMFVRDMLRRSTWGTKLLDTRRKSLHRKVKGIFT, from the coding sequence CATTATAATCCCAACCTATAACAACAGCTCCGTAGTCTGCCAGGCGATTGACTGCGCATTGAAACAAACATACGAAAACAGAGAAATTATTGTTATTGACGACGGGTCCACGGATCATACCGGAGCAATGCTTGAAGAGCGCTACAAAGGCAGAATCATATACATACGACAGGACAACAAAGGTCCGGGTAGCGCACGGAATAAGGGTATCAGCTACGCATCCGGCAAGTATCTGCAGTTCCTCGATGCCGATGATCTTCTGGCCCCTGACAAGATACGGATTCAGGTCAGCAGCCTGCACGGCATCCGGGATAAGGCTCTGAGCTACTGCGATTATGCCCGTTGTGACGTGAATGACATTACTGTAACATACAGACGAACAAGTCCCGTATTGCAGAATGAAAATCCGTTTGATGATATACTGACGAAATGGGAGAATGAAATAAGCATACCCTCACACTGCTTCATCTTCGACGCAGCTTTTTTTAAAGAATGCGGGATAGCGTTTGATGAAACATTGAGAGCGAATGAGGACTGGGAATGCTGGATGAACGTGTTTGCATTGAATCCGAGGGTAGTTTATATCGACAAGGTCCTTGCATATTACCGCGTTAGGAAGAATTCAAGGTGCTCAAACAGACTTGACATGAGAAAGAGCTATCTGATGGCAATTGACAAACAGATACAAAAGCATCGTCTGGACAAGGAGATAGTCAGAAAGCTCGCGCGCAGAAGGAAACAGGTGCAAAAATCTTTCCGTGATGTGGCTCCTTTAAAAATGTTCGTCAGGGACATGTTGCGCCGTTCAACATGGGGGACAAAACTACTCGACACAAGACGTAAGAGCCTTCACCGCAAAGTGAAAGGCATTTTCACATAG
- a CDS encoding glycoside hydrolase family 99-like domain-containing protein: MEDFRSFTAQPKVRLIAFYLPQYYPIPENDEWWGKGFTEWTNVAKAKPLFKGHYQPKIPADLGFYDLRVPETRQAQADLAKRYGIESFCYWHYWFGGRRILERQVSEMIATRQPDFPFCLGWANQSWTGIWHGAPDRILIEQTYPGMNDHIAHFYSLMPAFLDDRYMKLDGQPLFIVYRPLDIPESRKFTDLWRELASKEGLKGLYFVGEASRHQTWFPQEHGFDGSFRMTIAPPVEWFSWKHPLRHLRLLWQRRVRNLPLVYRYEDVLPFLDCDNLNGAGIYPCILPNWDNTPRSGRNGVVLHESTPDLFRVHVRRQLQKTLEKTREHRLVFIKSWNEWAEGNYLEPDMRFGHAYLQVLADEVFLLERDTIAGDSKASPLTVEMANK, translated from the coding sequence ATGGAAGATTTTCGATCATTCACTGCACAGCCGAAAGTCAGGTTAATCGCCTTTTATCTGCCTCAATATTACCCTATTCCGGAAAATGACGAATGGTGGGGAAAAGGGTTTACCGAGTGGACAAATGTCGCAAAGGCTAAACCTCTCTTCAAAGGGCATTATCAGCCTAAGATTCCTGCAGATCTCGGCTTTTATGACCTCAGGGTGCCGGAGACAAGACAGGCACAGGCTGACCTTGCAAAGAGATACGGAATCGAATCCTTCTGCTACTGGCATTACTGGTTCGGAGGCAGACGGATTCTTGAGCGGCAGGTTAGTGAAATGATAGCAACCCGGCAGCCTGACTTTCCCTTCTGCCTCGGATGGGCGAACCAGTCATGGACCGGCATATGGCACGGTGCCCCTGACCGAATATTGATAGAACAAACATACCCCGGGATGAATGACCATATTGCGCATTTTTACTCTCTGATGCCTGCGTTTTTGGATGACAGATATATGAAACTCGACGGACAACCGCTATTCATTGTCTATCGTCCACTGGACATCCCCGAGTCAAGAAAATTCACCGATTTGTGGAGGGAGCTCGCTTCGAAAGAAGGTCTCAAGGGCCTATATTTTGTTGGTGAAGCGAGCAGGCATCAGACATGGTTTCCTCAGGAACACGGATTTGACGGTTCTTTCAGAATGACCATTGCGCCACCGGTCGAGTGGTTCTCCTGGAAACATCCTCTCAGACATCTGAGACTGTTGTGGCAAAGAAGGGTGCGCAATCTTCCTCTGGTATACCGTTATGAGGATGTACTGCCATTTCTTGATTGCGATAATCTCAACGGTGCGGGCATTTATCCGTGTATTCTTCCAAACTGGGACAATACCCCCAGAAGCGGCCGTAACGGTGTGGTCCTGCATGAATCGACGCCTGATTTATTCAGGGTTCATGTGCGCCGGCAATTGCAGAAAACACTGGAGAAAACAAGAGAACATAGGCTTGTGTTTATCAAATCCTGGAATGAATGGGCGGAAGGAAATTACCTGGAACCTGATATGAGATTCGGGCATGCATATCTGCAGGTTCTTGCCGACGAAGTTTTCCTCCTGGAACGTGATACAATTGCCGGGGATTCAAAGGCCAGTCCGCTGACAGTCGAGATGGCAAATAAATAG